The proteins below are encoded in one region of Scomber japonicus isolate fScoJap1 chromosome 2, fScoJap1.pri, whole genome shotgun sequence:
- the LOC128378470 gene encoding zinc-binding protein A33-like: MVQTYQLPGAVEATKKLLKRINRNDLLQSLSYISSGPEEQQAAKPRVCAGTKLKACLVFLGILVFLVILVCRVFIRSAHPDLILSADGKQVYDTDVTKNLPDNPERFSRGANVLGKQSLSSGRFYFEVQVQEKTDWDLGVARESINRKGKVPLSPQNGYWTIWLRNGNEYKALAGPDAILSLQSPPQKVGVFVDYEDGLVSFYDVDAAALIYSFTGCSFTEKLYPFFSPSSNDGGKNSAPLIICRVNQTA, from the exons ATGGTGCAGACCTACCAACttcctggagctgtggaggcGACCAAGAAGCTTTTAAAGAGGATCAACAGGAATGATCTGCTGCAGAGTTTATCATACATCAGCTCAGGACCAGAAG agcaacaagctgccaaaccaaGAGTCTGTgctggaaccaaactgaaggcctGTCTGGTGTTTCTGGGGATTCTGGTGTTTCTGGTTATCCTGGTGTGTCGTGTCTTCATCCGCT cagcacatcctgatctcatcctgtctgctgatgggaaacaagtaTATGATACTGATGTGACGAAGAATCTCCCAGACAACCCAGAGAGATTTTCTCGTGGCGCTAATGTtttaggaaagcagagtttgtcttcaggcagattttactttgaggttcaggttCAAGAGAAGACTGACTGGGatttaggagtggccagagagtcgatCAACAGGAAGGGAAAAGTCCCACTGAGCCCTCAGAATGGTTACTGGACTATATggttgagaaatggaaatgagtacaAAGCTCTTGCTGGGCCTGATGccattctctctctgcagtctcctcctcagaaggtgggggtgtttgtggattatgaggatggtctggtctccttttatgacgtagatgctgcagctcttatctactcctttactggctgctccttcactgagaaactctacccattCTTCAGTCCCTCTAGTAACGATGGTGGTAAAAACTCTgcccctctgatcatctgtcGTGTCAATCAAACTGCCTGA
- the LOC128378477 gene encoding E3 ubiquitin-protein ligase TRIM21-like, whose product MVRKRDLLKTLEDLRDEEFEDFKCLLKYESLAGYQTIKAPQLQNAERRDTVDLMVQTYQLPGAVEATKKLLKTINRNDLLQSLSDISSGPQEQQAAKPRVCAGTKLKACLVFLGILVFLVILVCRVFICNGTVISVQHPSSYETTTEGTTEGATVAQLEQTLSTKMKNQFEVELKRVQQYAVDVTLDPDTANPWLILSADGKQVYCGDVKKNLPDNPERFSKNPCVLGKQSFSSGRFYFEVQVKEKTDWDLGVARESINRKAKIILSPEDGFWTIWLRNGNEYKALDDTSVRLSLKSRPQKVGVFVDYEEGLVSFYNVDAAALIYSFTGCSFTEKLYPFFSPSSNDGGKNSAPLIICPVNQTA is encoded by the exons ATGGTGAGAAAGAGGGACCTCTTGAAAACTCTGGAGGATTTGAGAGATGAGGAATTCGAGGACTTCAAGTGTCTCCTAAAGTATGAAAGTCTGGCAGGCTACCAAACCATCAAAGCACCCCAGCTGCAGAATGCAGAGAGACGAGACACCGTGGATCTGATGGTGCAGACCTACCAACTTCCTGGAGCTGTAGAGGCGACCAAGAAGCTTTTAAAGACGATCAACAGGAATGATCTGCTGCAGAGTTTATCAGACATCAGCTCAGGACCACAAG agcaacaagctgccaaaccaaGAGTCTGTgctggaaccaaactgaaggcctGTCTGGTGTTTCTGGGGATTCTGGTGTTTCTGGTGATCCTGGTGTGTCGTGTCTTCATCTGCA ACGGGACTGTGATCAGCGTCCAACATCCATCATCATATGAGACAACAACTGAGGGGACAACTGAGGGGGCAactgtggctcagctggagcAGACGCTCAGCACAAAGATGAAGAACCAGTTTGAGGTTGAGCTGAAGAgggtccagcagtatgcagtggatgtgactcttgatcctgatacagcaaATCCCTGGCTCATCCTGTCTGCTGATGGGAAACAAGTTTACTGTGGTGATGTGAAGAAGAATCTCCCAGACAACCCAGAGAGATTTTCTAAGAATCCCTGTGTtttaggaaagcagagtttctcttcaggcagattttactttgaggttcaggttaaagagaagactgactgggatttaggagtggccagagagtcaATCAACAGGAAGGCAAAAATCATACTGAGCCCTgaggatggtttctggactatatggttgagaaatggaaatgagtacaAAGCTCTTGATGATACTTCAGTTcgtctctctctgaagtctcgtcctcagaaggtgggggtgtttgtggattatgaggagggtctggtctccttttataacgtagatgctgcagctcttatctactcctttactggctgctccttcactgagaaactctacccattCTTCAGTCCCTCTAGTAACGATGGTGGTAAAAACTCTgcccctctgatcatctgtcctgtcaatcaaactgccTGA